GTGCGTGATTGAGGAGCCACGCCTACGCAAACATAAACATTCTGAAACATGCCAGAACAAAACTAGGTGTTCTTCAGTTTCTACACTAAAAATAAGTCCATTCATGCTTACTTTTGCCTTCACGAGAAACTCACGTTCAAGAGAGCTTCCCGAGAAACTGACGTCTCGATGTGATGTCACTAAACCTTTTGTTACAAGGGTTGTGTTGATGGCTGAAGAAGTGTATGATAAATCTAAATAGTTAGATATGTTATTTTTGACGTAGAAgattgatattttttgtttttttttttgttttgtttttttcatttcgCAACCATCCCGGGCATGGTAGAAGATTtcgatttttctttttcacttttcccAATTCTTTTATCCCAAATCATTAgattaaagtttataaattgtatctattagaatatattaatatatcatgAAATTTATGTCTTGTTTGGAATAGATAAATTTGTAACTATACATAGgaattgatttttgtaacatcTAATTTAATAGACtaaaactattaaacaaaatatttcataGCGGATAGTCATAAAACATAGAATTCTAACGTGTAAATACTATATCCCAATCATCCCAAAATAAAATACACTtactgaaatataaatttacaatataaatttacaCATGATAAAGCTATATATATTTAgagttttttaaaatgatatatatatgtacacaaGAATTCAAAATGCTAGTTAGACAACTACATTTTCCTCTCCTTGACAATACAAAAAATCTTGTAAATTATGGTGATTTCAATATGATGGttatttaaaatcattgttttttactttttttttaattaacaaaaaaaatattgaataggGACAATTGAGTTGTCCCAAcccatacaaaaaataatatatataaaaaaaaagacaaatgaCAACAATATACCATTCCTTCTCTAAATGATACTGCAAAAaacattatcattattttttacataataatacgacaatttttgaatcacattttacaaaattatcactatctttgttcttttattattacaaaattttctttgttcctataataaaagtaatgatAGTCTTGAATTTATCATACGGTACACCTTATAAATCTATCAATTTTATTCTGTGCAAATGTAAAGTAAGtgtttattaacttttttttgtgtatttgaataatttttcttataatagtTAGCACAAGATGACGAGTGAACAATAATTTTCCTTTCtgaataaacattaatatataaatttgtatgtTCATTGGGGGCTAGTATACGAACACATGTTGGAATTTTTACACTTTACATTAACTCCTTCAGCAAAAATACAATCTACTATATACCTTTCTTGCAAAACAACATAATACAGTTTCCTTTGGACATAAATATCTAAGGTATCAATGATGAAGACttacaaaagaagaagaaggatatGAAGGAAGTAAAAAATTGTTTGAGTAGATATGTTCACTTTCCACTCTGGTTGGTGATGGAGGTCAAAGAGAGAGACTTGAAGCACATAAAAGAGAGTTAAAATGAAACTTAAGTCGAGTCCACTGACAATATCTCCAATTCAGCCCACCAGAGTGGAGAAAGTCTTGGGACAACTTGCTCAGGTGACAAACCAAGCACTTCCCTTAATTTGGAAGTCACGTCCCTCATTGTTGGTCTTAACTTTTCATCAGGTTGGATACAATCTTGGATTACATCACAAATGCAATTAAGTTCGTTCTCCTTGAAACATTGGAGGGTGGGATCCACCAAATCTTTGAGATTTGTTTTCTCGTTTAAGTACGTAGCAGCCTATAATATTTATGACAATACATCCATATTAACAACGTTACAGTTTAAACTGTTAGCAGACGTTTCAATTTCCAAGGAAGGTATGTTTCAAACTTACCCAGTCCACTAGGTTGCCATGTTCTTCCGAGTAAGATAATTTCCCTGAGATGATTTCCAGCAATAACTCTCCAAAGTTGTAAATATTGGTTTCAATATTCTCTTCGGATGGCCCATCATCAGATTTCTTTGAATCACCCGAGTTCTCTGGTGACACAATATGTCTAAAAGTAACTTCTGCAACCTGTGAATGAACAATGGAATGGAGAAATGTGTTACTTGGATGTTAACGTGTattgaaaacaaacaaaagaagAGAATATGATTTGTTTCCACCTTAGCAGAAAAATCATctgttaaaaatatcatatttgaaGTAAGGTTGCTTTGTGCCAGAGGTGGATTTAAGTCATGGTGCATGTATTGAAGGCAATACGCAATCCCCATGATAATCTTTATCCTTGCACTCCAATCAAGACGTTCCAAATCCGCAACTAAAACATACAGAACTTTTAGTTTTAAGAACACAGATAAAATCCATTTTTCTCTAGCAAAACGAAAACAAAGAGTTGTACCATGTAAATGCTCAAACACGTTTCCATTTGGAGCATACTCAAACACCAACATCCTAGTGAATGGTTCTTGTTCTTCGCAGTAGCCAATAAGATTAACAAAGTTCTTATGATTTATGCGAGACAAAGTATCAATCTGGAGCACATAagaaaaaatagcaaaaaaaaatgaaaactaaattcCTCTTAACGTTGCAATGGAATTGTTAATGCAACCCAATCATTTTTATTGACTCGAGAAGTAGAAAACCTTTTTGCGGTATCTTAGCTCCATGCTCTTTGACCAATTCTTAGAAGAAGTAACTAGAGTAGAAACTACAGCAATCTCAACTCCACTAGACAATGTTCCTTTGTAGATGGTGCACCCGGCATAACCATCAACAACAATATTGCTAAAATCTTCACAGGCTGTCTCTAATTCTCCTCTATCCAACTTGGGAACCCCTACGTTTCATGACAAGACATTACAATGTTGTCAGTCCTTGATTGAACTAATAGCTCACATAACAATAACAATGTAATGATATACAAAAGAAGAAGAGTTATACTTTGTTTGAATTAAAGATTTTCGTTTGTATTAATTCccttattaaaaagaaaaaaagtttaccTGTTATAAATGCTTTCCGCAACTGTCCACTTATTCCTGTCTTCCAGGGGCGTATTACTTTTGCGGCTCGTTTTCGCCAAATGTATAAaagaattatgataataatgaccagcagaagaagaagaaaaataattatccactTCCACGTAGAAGCACCATTATTTAAATGTTGTTGGCTTGCTTGATTTCCATCGGAAGCATCTTGTGATTGATTTTCATCAGAAACATTGTCTGATTGATTTTCATCAGAAGCATCATCAGGAGCATTAGAATCCGGATCTGAGGGTGCAGGCCGATTTTTTTTCTCGATGGCTTCTGGAACAGCAGGAATAGCTCCACTACTGAAGGTAGTTGGAGCAGTGCTAAACTCTATTGGTGTTTTGTCACTGAAAGGTACAGCTGCAAGGTTATTACCACTAGACTGAAGTAACTTACGACGTGTCGAACTAACAATTTCTGGTACATTTTGGGCTATCTTTGGCACATCAGAACCTACATTGTTCCAGACATACTTTCAATGTCAATAAGGAAGGAGCAATTTCAAATTCTTAACATTGGCATAAATTTCGAAGGCTCTCCACTCACTGGGCAGAATGTCACAATAATCCGCTTCATTGCTATGAGAGGCAGTCTTCCCTAGCTTCAATctacaaacaaaagaaaattatttaattagtgagTCCAATGTGTTTACTAAGGTTAAGATGTTGCCATATACGTTATCTACGTACAGTGGCCAAGCAAAGGCATTGGCGAATTTCTTAAGTTTTGCTTTCGTTAGAATAATCAATGAATCTGATTTGTACCATTGGTTGAAGCTACGTTGCCACACACTGCACATGTCATCCATAAAAAACACAGAGTTATAAATGAACACCATCTACAGAATTTGTTAACAAACAAAATGTAAGTAACTGGGACTCATGTTACTCGGTTAAATGAGAATGTAAAAAATGTTGGTTCTAAAAAAGGACAAGATTTAAAGGAGAGAACATTTGTTGTCTCTCATTGACTGCTCTAGATTATTGATACAGGTGGAAGGAAAACATGTAATGAAACTACTAAGGCTggtcagagaaaaaaaaaatcttggagAAATGCTTGCCAGTGTCCAAATTTCCTATTGATGCAGGAAAATAGAGTTGTCAGAGGTGATGAACAACTTTCAACAAGTAGAGATTTCAAAGGAAATTTGAATTTTCCCCAATCTTGAGGATCACCATCGCCTTCGATTTTATTGTCACAAAGCAACCTAgggtaaaataaattttcattgaaGAATACTATAAACCTAATAAAACATGTACACAAAATAGAGAATTAACTTACAAGTGTTTTAATAACGACATGTTGCCAATTTCTGCTGGGATGTTTCCTGACAAATTATTTTCCCTTAAATCTAATAACTCTAGCTTGGGTAAATCTCCAAGTTCTTTGGGAATGGCACCAGAAAAGTTATTCTTGCATAATACACTATTTTAAAGGAACAAAGTAAGCTAATCCGTATcagaaagataataaaatacaaagttagatatattttattaggtaaTTAACATCAAAATGGAGTGAAATCAAGTAAGGAATTAAACTAATCAAATAGAAATGCTTCACAATGATGTCATTAAGAACAAAGTAACCTTGTAGGCgcattcatttgtttttttttttataaactaatctAAAGGATTTAAATTATCGcctttcaattaaattttggcTTGTTTTTTATGAGATAAAAGATGCTATGTGCAAGTTTGAAAAACGACATCACATATAGAAGATTGAAGAGGACAAATACAAAACAATTACAACCAATCTTCGCCAACCCAATACGTTAACTGAAAAAGTATTGCAAAGGCATCTATTTTTCGACATTAAGAAATAAGAAGACAACTGATCAAGGACTTGGAAAACGATACAAACACTTTAATAACATAGATTAGGATTAAACACTGTAAACACTAGCAGGTATCGAACATATGGTGATTATAACTCACTGGATCATGCAAAACTCATCCTTTCATCATCTTGTCAATAATAATGGtaatttctattataaaataGCTATTCACCAGCAACAAAGATCAACTTTCAACATCAATGGTAGTTAATGTAAAAGGAAAATGTAACAGAGTCAAATGTAATAACTTTTGTTTAAATAGAAGATTTATTGGACACCTAATAATGAAAAAGGGAAAGGAAATACCAAGAGttacaataaaaaagaacatGAGACATTGTGAAGGTCCATTACATAGAATTTAGGTGACTAAGTTTGCCAAGTTCAGGAGCCAACGTCCCTTCCAATGATAACCCTTTTAAGTCCctatagaaaaaagaaaggcataaatttcaaaacaaaattatgcagCACGTTCACTTGATAAAgagttttcatttatttaaatacggggcaataaaatatttgcagataaaaatgagaaaaaggaCACTATTATTAGAATACTtgaaaggaaatggaaagaatAACTTACAACACTTGCACTTTACCATCTACACAATGAACACCCAACCACTCGCAAGGGTTACAATCATTGGGATCCCAATTCACCAAAGCATTAAAGGGATCACTAGTTATTCTCGCTTGGAACGCTAACAAAGCCAGTCCTGAATTTTTAATTCACGATAAAACCAACAAAACGGAATCAAGATACAAGGAAAGACACGCTTTTGAACAGAATGAAAACCTAAAAAgaacaaattcaagaaaaaaccTTCATCATTAACGGAACAACAATCTCGGATTCCCCATAGTGAGaacaagaaaatataaattctcAGACAAAATCCAAATGTGTTCCATCTTAGTTCCATTTCTTGGTGAAGCCGAtgccaaaatttgattaaggtAGTATCTATATTCCTCGGTAGCCAGGACTCTATATTGTATAATATCCACAATTTCCAGGTATATTATGCAGAGAAACCCTTCGATCTGCAAGGATTGGGATGAAGCAAAAGAAACTCACTAACTAGGGAAAGTTTTACGTTACAGTGAAGTCATGAAAAACTAAGGTTTGGGTCTGAAGATCAGGATCTCTCATTTCTTTTTCTGATGCTATCTCTTTGTTACAAGTCTCTTCTGCACATAATACATAACCGCCTTAACTCAATACATCTTCTCTATTATCCTCAACGATTGGTGGAGCTGAAACAAATTTCGTTAATGGAATCATCAATGAATGAATttcaaaaagattaaaataattcaaacgacaataaaagataaagaaaaaggtACCATTAATGAAGCATTAATAGAGAAAGCGAATTACCATGCAAAAGAGACAAAAAGGTTGAAGAAAATAACACTCCTTCTTGCGATAATTTTGTTGTGCATAGGAAGGAAATACAATGTTGGTTGAGAAGGGGTGACAGGTAGGGGCAAATTGAGACACAGATAAAAAGGCAGCAAAAgttcaaaacaaattaaaatttgaagttcttattttgttttcctctttttttttttcttctattgttCTTCTATTGCTGCCTTTTCCGGATGATCTCAGAGGACCCTCTCTTCGACCATCTTCTTCGTGAGAcactttcttcctttctctctcttctctcgatgtcagaatttttcttttttttctgtctCGTTTCTtagtttctctctctctcatcaTTCCCACCACCAACCTGCCAtccaaattttcttctttctttttgcctttttttctccagattatcattgtttttcttatcattatattatattaataataataataataataatattattattattatttccatGTTTCTAAAATTATCTTTGAGGAGCTTTAGGTCCTGTTGGCTCCCACATTGAATAAAATAGGACACTGTTTTATTTTGTTGCTAGGCTAGTTCGTGGAGGTTGACGTGTCTCGACACCTCTTACTTATAAAAGGAAATCTTTCCAACTGTTTTTTGTTCAAATATAATGTATGCATGTTAGTTTCTTCATGTTATACTTTGTTACGCCTCTGTTTGTATGATATAAATGTGTTATTTGAGTGGATAATTGTCAACATATATGCAAAATGCTCCTATAATcacaataacataattaaattggttttgtagatttgaatttccctctaatattattaaaatattaaataagattttatagaattaaaatatttattaaatttgtaaatattattgagaaattataattgaagttttatgaaaatttatacCTGATGAAGAatatcttctttttattttatgacaAAGTTCAGATTTATTGATATACgtgttaagtattttttattgttaggAGAGATGATATCTCATTACTGAAcaagtaaaatttgattttacaaGAGTGACGTGtgatatatttcaaaaatgaacTTCgtagaatttttaaattataaataattgattaaataattataaaattaaatatataattatttaattatccactaataataattaattattttctcgTGTCAAAATTCTACAtgtctaattaatttattattcgttcataatattcaataatatgTGAATTTAGAACTTTACTAAAATACTTACCATAATaagtatattaatttataattaattagattgtttattatttaaaaatttagtaatttttaaccACTTGATGTAAGGATAAgagatcaataaataaaaaaagtaactgatatatctattataataatgCATGCCCTACACAGGTTTATACAATTTAGTATAGTAatcaaccttacaaaattttattatattgatataaccataaaaacacacaataaatttaaaaattactatcAGTTTAACACATGTTTTAATAGAAGTAATACGGTTTAATCTAACTGAACTTAAACTCGTGTTCCAAATTAGTTTTATAGAAATACAAATTAATGATTTAAGAATCTggatttttgaaagaaaattattcttattctatcagataatacttcagtaaatttaattattacgAAATTCTTATGGTTTAagcaattaaaatatgaaaagaaaataaacttagGAAATTATGACTTTATTGGTGTCTTAATAAAAAccttaatgttaaaaataaattttaagtctaatttaattttacaaaactgACTTATAAGGTGAAGATTGTAccaatttatatattgtaaattaatcttatttttaatcgaAGTGAAATTGTAACATTTAATTCTGTGTTTGCAATGATGTGTTCAAATGAATTGGTAATCATTGACTTGGAAGATGAAGCATGTTTTTACGGCTTGATATTAAAAGAAATGCGATGGCTTGATCAAGCATGTGTTGATATTATGTTTCAAAGGGTCTTGCTAACCAGTGTCCTTAGGACACtggttaaggataattaatatacattgaaTCCTCCAAAAGTACATAAATaagtgtaaaattaaataaaatctaacctaataaccattaatgcaattttattttctttaaagacaaaaatacccataaatcttgtacaagtgtttttaatattttatttaatattcagaaataaaagttaaaaactaattaaataataaaataactatattttaatgtttctaaaaattaaatataattaaatataagaaattttagattaacataaaaaatagtattagacatctaaaaattaaaaagaaaaaataacataagaaagtataaattaacagaaaaaccaacaaaaaaatttagtgttaaatatctaaaaatgttacaacaaaaaaaaagaacaattaaagtgtcaatttgagacttaattaattttttttttctttttagcagaaatcttaaaaattctaaaattcttgTTTTGTAACAGTAAGTTAttgtctaaaaaattaaaaggatacttttgtctttataaaatttattatgtgcatttatactattttaattattatatttaattattttagctttcaatataaaaatgataataataaaacatatttatttagtattctACCTGTCCTGTTGAAATCCCTACTCGTGTTAACGATTCCTCTTAATTATCGATATTCGGAATTATAACGTTTGGCTAGTGGTACGATACTTGCGTAACCAAAGACAAAGTAATAGTGACATTGGTTAGTggtatttttttatcctcttcaTTATTGCGTGGAGTACATAGTCATTGGCTTATTTCTGGTGTGTTCATGAACCTGCCCTCATAACATGACTAGACATGTTCAGTTCATGAACCAAAGTCTAAAACACTGCCAAAAATCATTTTCGATACTACCCAAAGTGACAAGAATCTAGTGCCACTCTTTCTTACCATTATTgggatatttttcttttaccagtatttattacaaaactttcaacacatttttaaaagataaagtaaTTGGCGCACTGattgtttgaaaatttaataaattaaagataatgaCGGATCTGTCACCAATTTGTACGATGAAATAACCTTCAAATGGAAAACAAGGCAGACATAATGAGATATGTTCACCAATTATTTAGTGTTAGCTTTGTTtgaataagtttatttatttttggttaaaatattcttttggtccatattttttgttgaaaaatctcaaatagatcttaagattttttttagtctcaattaggtccatattttttaaaatatgtaacaaTTAGGTTCATTTcgttagtatagagttaacagtgttaaagatgtgccacgtgtcagcttcactttttttgaattttttttgaatttttttgaatttttttaaaaatttaatttttttttaaatttttttttaattttttgaatttttttttttaaattattcatgccacgtgtcacatcagtattgtgccacgtgtcaagttagtaaggtgacacgtgtcaaatcattgtctgaatctcaatttggtccatatatttattatttttattacatttcagtacattttttaaaatttgtttaaatatatttattttaactttttacaaaattgttttaaaattttatatttaaatttataaaattgttaattttaaaccaactctaacatttgtatataaattatttaaaacaattttgtaacaagttaaaataaatattttaaaattttaaaacaaaatataaaataaacttaatattattaaaatgtttaataaaaatatcattataaaatttatataaaagttaaatttgatctcaatttggaaatgatgaatttgaaaattaaaaaaaatgcactgaaatataattaaaataacaaatatatggactaaattgatattCAAACAATGATTTAACACGTGTCACTTTActgacttgacatgtggcacaatattgatgtgacacgtgacatgaataattttcaaaaaaaaataaataaaaatttaaaaaaaaattcaaaaaaaaaatttaaaaattaaaaaaaaattcaaaaattaaaaaaatgagaagctgacacgtggcatatccttaacactgttaactctatactaacggaatgagcctaattgttacacattttcaaaaatatggacctaattgagattaaaaaaaatcttataacctatttgagatttttcaacaaaaacatgaaccaagggagtattttaacctttattttttaatctaagttgaccctaaatttttttttttaaaaaagacatGTTCTATCAAACTAATTACTTATAAACATTATCGATCAGCACCATTTATAAAGTGATATGTCAACTAGAGTATTGcttcttttagtttttcttttactcGCGCtctattttatttctcttctcagatttacttcttctttttttataattaagaccgaatttaaatataatgaaataagGTTGTCttgaaaataaaagcaaaatattatcattaaattatttaaaagttgtcCTACCTAAGTAGCCAACTAAAAatttttaactagtttttctaatatattttatgtgtcaaatattaataataagaaatatgataaataaaacataaattgttttcttttcttttttctaaatgttaaattatcaaGAGATACTAGAAATGATATGTATTAGAAATGCATACCATTTAAATAAGAAGTAAATTAACAAGTTGGATGTAAATCTCACAAAAATTAACTATTGTATAAGACACAtgaactattttcttttttgcattATAACTGATGAAAATGATTAGAGATTCAAATAGCCTTGTATTGCTCATCTTATCTTACTTAAGAGCACAAGTATTAAGTATTAAGTTTAGATTCTACAAAAACTCCATTCTATTGACATGAAACCCTTTTAAGATTAATCTTGGCATTCTGATATCTTAAAAGTACCAAATTCAGAAGTTTTAGAGAAGACAAACATTACTAGattagtcctaatttttttttaatatacaaagCAACCACTCTTTTACTTGTATGATATATTTTGTCAAGTGaaaaacttataatttgattaaaatgactagttaataaaaaaataaataaagatattactcaaattttatgaataatttgcATTGGAAAAGTTTGTTTCTATAAAATAGGTAGGatttctataaaatttatttatctttgacaaattaaacaaaatataacaaaggaAAGGAtgtaaacacaaaaaaaaaaaagtgttgaaaatctaagtgtgagtctaagtctcacgttgaataaaaataaaaaagttgaacaCCATATAAGGATCGAGACCCATAAACAAAAGACCCAACAAaaagatgataattttttttaaattattttttaacttactAGAGATGTTACAAGAAACCGTCTCAATGAGTAACAAACATAAAGTTTTAAGTAaagttaaacaaattttaattaaaataaattaaatgaaaatttaaaaattataaaagtatacatttattaaaagtttttaaaatattttatcattagaATCAAATTAGACACACGTTTCTTTCAAGTGATAGAACAATGTGGAAATATCATAAATAGTTTTActataagaaataatttaaaatactctTGTaagaaatttctttttaaatatgcttATATTGGTTAAAGGAGGCATGCCTAATAAGATTGGTTATAAGATATTGTttcttgacttttttttatgcGTTTTCTaaagtttttcttaaaaactaatgaatatattattttttattttaatacaatatcTATTAAATTCTTTATAGAAATCTCCTCCTTTTTACATTACAATAAATACAATAaccattatataaaagtaaaaataaaattttaaaaaatgctaCACTTGAAGGTAACACACTAATAATGCATTTAATTATCAATGTCTTGTTCAATAGTTTTGACACTCAAATTAAAGTGTACAATACAATGTTTCCAAATTCCAATGATGGTTCAATTTGCAAAACTTGACTTCAAATGGGTCATTTCCAACATCGATCCCAGTTATTGGAGTTGGGGACTAGACACTTAGACcaaagacaaattttctatttttcttttataagggCATGTCATGTTCCTTCTAATGTCTTGCTagtattttctacaaatcaaatcaaagaaaagccatatttgaaatttaaaagctACTTCTTTCCGTTATATTTGATTGTAGT
This portion of the Vigna unguiculata cultivar IT97K-499-35 chromosome 6, ASM411807v1, whole genome shotgun sequence genome encodes:
- the LOC114189247 gene encoding protein MALE DISCOVERER 2-like isoform X2; the encoded protein is MELRWNTFGFCLRIYIFLFSLWGIRDCCSVNDEGLALLAFQARITSDPFNALVNWDPNDCNPCEWLGVHCVDGKVQVLDLKGLSLEGTLAPELGKLSHLNSIVLCKNNFSGAIPKELGDLPKLELLDLRENNLSGNIPAEIGNMSLLKHFVWQRSFNQWYKSDSLIILTKAKLKKFANAFAWPLLKLGKTASHSNEADYCDILPSSDVPKIAQNVPEIVSSTRRKLLQSSGNNLAAVPFSDKTPIEFSTAPTTFSSGAIPAVPEAIEKKNRPAPSDPDSNAPDDASDENQSDNVSDENQSQDASDGNQASQQHLNNGASTWKWIIIFLLLLLVIIIIILLYIWRKRAAKVIRPWKTGISGQLRKAFITGVPKLDRGELETACEDFSNIVVDGYAGCTIYKGTLSSGVEIAVVSTLVTSSKNWSKSMELRYRKKIDTLSRINHKNFVNLIGYCEEQEPFTRMLVFEYAPNGNVFEHLHVADLERLDWSARIKIIMGIAYCLQYMHHDLNPPLAQSNLTSNMIFLTDDFSAKVAEVTFRHIVSPENSGDSKKSDDGPSEENIETNIYNFGELLLEIISGKLSYSEEHGNLVDWAATYLNEKTNLKDLVDPTLQCFKENELNCICDVIQDCIQPDEKLRPTMRDVTSKLREVLGLSPEQVVPRLSPLWWAELEILSVDST
- the LOC114189247 gene encoding protein MALE DISCOVERER 2-like isoform X1, with the translated sequence MELRWNTFGFCLRIYIFLFSLWGIRDCCSVNDEGLALLAFQARITSDPFNALVNWDPNDCNPCEWLGVHCVDGKVQVLDLKGLSLEGTLAPELGKLSHLNSIVLCKNNFSGAIPKELGDLPKLELLDLRENNLSGNIPAEIGNMSLLKHFVWQRSFNQWYKSDSLIILTKAKLKKFANAFAWPLLKLGKTASHSNEADYCDILPSSDVPKIAQNVPEIVSSTRRKLLQSSGNNLAAVPFSDKTPIEFSTAPTTFSSGAIPAVPEAIEKKNRPAPSDPDSNAPDDASDENQSDNVSDENQSQDASDGNQASQQHLNNGASTWKWIIIFLLLLLVIIIIILLYIWRKRAAKVIRPWKTGISGQLRKAFITGVPKLDRGELETACEDFSNIVVDGYAGCTIYKGTLSSGVEIAVVSTLVTSSKNWSKSMELRYRKKIDTLSRINHKNFVNLIGYCEEQEPFTRMLVFEYAPNGNVFEHLHGTTLCFRFAREKWILSVFLKLKVLYVLVADLERLDWSARIKIIMGIAYCLQYMHHDLNPPLAQSNLTSNMIFLTDDFSAKVAEVTFRHIVSPENSGDSKKSDDGPSEENIETNIYNFGELLLEIISGKLSYSEEHGNLVDWAATYLNEKTNLKDLVDPTLQCFKENELNCICDVIQDCIQPDEKLRPTMRDVTSKLREVLGLSPEQVVPRLSPLWWAELEILSVDST
- the LOC114189247 gene encoding protein MALE DISCOVERER 1-like isoform X3: MELRWNTFGFCLRIYIFLFSLWGIRDCCSVNDEGLALLAFQARITSDPFNALVNWDPNDCNPCEWLGVHCVDGKVQVLDLKGLSLEGTLAPELGKLSHLNSIVWQRSFNQWYKSDSLIILTKAKLKKFANAFAWPLLKLGKTASHSNEADYCDILPSSDVPKIAQNVPEIVSSTRRKLLQSSGNNLAAVPFSDKTPIEFSTAPTTFSSGAIPAVPEAIEKKNRPAPSDPDSNAPDDASDENQSDNVSDENQSQDASDGNQASQQHLNNGASTWKWIIIFLLLLLVIIIIILLYIWRKRAAKVIRPWKTGISGQLRKAFITGVPKLDRGELETACEDFSNIVVDGYAGCTIYKGTLSSGVEIAVVSTLVTSSKNWSKSMELRYRKKIDTLSRINHKNFVNLIGYCEEQEPFTRMLVFEYAPNGNVFEHLHGTTLCFRFAREKWILSVFLKLKVLYVLVADLERLDWSARIKIIMGIAYCLQYMHHDLNPPLAQSNLTSNMIFLTDDFSAKVAEVTFRHIVSPENSGDSKKSDDGPSEENIETNIYNFGELLLEIISGKLSYSEEHGNLVDWAATYLNEKTNLKDLVDPTLQCFKENELNCICDVIQDCIQPDEKLRPTMRDVTSKLREVLGLSPEQVVPRLSPLWWAELEILSVDST
- the LOC114189247 gene encoding protein MALE DISCOVERER 1-like isoform X4, giving the protein MELRWNTFGFCLRIYIFLFSLWGIRDCCSVNDEGLALLAFQARITSDPFNALVNWDPNDCNPCEWLGVHCVDGKVQVLDLKGLSLEGTLAPELGKLSHLNSILKLGKTASHSNEADYCDILPSSDVPKIAQNVPEIVSSTRRKLLQSSGNNLAAVPFSDKTPIEFSTAPTTFSSGAIPAVPEAIEKKNRPAPSDPDSNAPDDASDENQSDNVSDENQSQDASDGNQASQQHLNNGASTWKWIIIFLLLLLVIIIIILLYIWRKRAAKVIRPWKTGISGQLRKAFITGVPKLDRGELETACEDFSNIVVDGYAGCTIYKGTLSSGVEIAVVSTLVTSSKNWSKSMELRYRKKIDTLSRINHKNFVNLIGYCEEQEPFTRMLVFEYAPNGNVFEHLHGTTLCFRFAREKWILSVFLKLKVLYVLVADLERLDWSARIKIIMGIAYCLQYMHHDLNPPLAQSNLTSNMIFLTDDFSAKVAEVTFRHIVSPENSGDSKKSDDGPSEENIETNIYNFGELLLEIISGKLSYSEEHGNLVDWAATYLNEKTNLKDLVDPTLQCFKENELNCICDVIQDCIQPDEKLRPTMRDVTSKLREVLGLSPEQVVPRLSPLWWAELEILSVDST